The genomic DNA GACCGAGCAGGAAAAGGTCCGTGACGTCGTCCAGACGGTCCATTCCGGCGTCGTCGAAGGCCGCCGCCTCGCCGATGCGATGGCGCGCGAGCCCAAGAGCTTCCCGCCGCTTTACCGCGCGATGGTCGCCGCGGGCGAAAGCTCGGGCACGCTCCCCTCGATCCTCGAGCGCCTCTCGACGCTCCTCGAACGCCAGGCAGAAATCCGCGGCAAGCTGCTGACGGCGCTCGCATATCCCATCATTCTCGCGCTCGTCGCGATGGGTGTGGTAACGGCGCTGATGGTGTTCGTCGTGCCGCAGGTGGTCGAACAATTTGATACGATGGGGCAGGAGCTGCCGCTGCTCACCCGCGTCGTGATCGTCATTTCGGACATCCTCGTCGGCTATTGGTGGCTGATGCTGCTGGTGTTCGCCGCCGCGATCGGCGGCTTCATCATGGCGCTTCGCCAACCGCCGATCCGGCTTGCCTTCGATACGTGGCTGCTGCGAATCCCGCTGCTCGGCCGCCTGCTGCGCGATCTCCACGCCGCGCGCATGGCGCGCACGCTCGCGACGATGGTCGCAAGCCGCCTCCCGCTTCTCGAAGGCCTCGCGCTCACCGGCAGCACGATCAACAACCGTCGCTTGAAGCTCGCGTCGGACGAGATCACCGAATCGATCCGCGGCGGCGGCAGCCTTTCCGCCGCAATGCGCCGCGCGGGCGTCTTCCCGCCCTTGCTCACCTATCTCGCCGCCTCGGGCGAGGCCGCCGGTCGGCTCGACGAGATGCTCGAACGCGCTGCCGATTA from Sphingomonas radiodurans includes the following:
- the gspF gene encoding type II secretion system inner membrane protein GspF, whose product is MPDYDYLAIDTRGQEARGHVAAPDIDAAKAALDRRRLYVVRIEPGSAPAARGRPLFGLKLGQPKMSGKQLTLFTRQLATLSLVAPLEESLRTITRQTEQEKVRDVVQTVHSGVVEGRRLADAMAREPKSFPPLYRAMVAAGESSGTLPSILERLSTLLERQAEIRGKLLTALAYPIILALVAMGVVTALMVFVVPQVVEQFDTMGQELPLLTRVVIVISDILVGYWWLMLLVFAAAIGGFIMALRQPPIRLAFDTWLLRIPLLGRLLRDLHAARMARTLATMVASRLPLLEGLALTGSTINNRRLKLASDEITESIRGGGSLSAAMRRAGVFPPLLTYLAASGEAAGRLDEMLERAADYLEREFDRFTATAMSLLEPAIIVVMGGVVAAIVLSILLPILQLNTLAGQ